From a region of the Aegilops tauschii chloroplast, complete genome genome:
- the rps15 gene encoding ribosomal protein S15, which yields MKKKGGRKIFGFMVKEEKEENRGSVEFQVFSFTNKIRRLASHLELHKKDFSSERGLRRLLGKRRRLLAYLAKKNRVRYKKLIGQLNIREQ from the coding sequence ATGAAAAAGAAAGGAGGTAGAAAAATTTTTGGATTTATGGTTAAAGAAGAAAAAGAAGAAAACAGGGGTTCTGTTGAATTTCAAGTATTCAGTTTCACCAATAAGATACGGAGACTTGCTTCACATTTGGAATTACACAAAAAAGATTTTTCATCGGAAAGAGGTCTACGAAGACTTTTGGGAAAACGTCGACGTTTGCTGGCTTATTTGGCAAAGAAAAATAGAGTACGTTATAAGAAATTAATCGGTCAGTTGAATATTCGGGAGCAGTAA
- the ycf1 gene encoding hypothetical chloroplast RF19, with translation MIFKSFLFSSLSFSMRIINSVVVVGLYYGFLTTFSIGPSKKEIFATTGDFIMGQLMIFISIYYPPLYLFFLS, from the exons ATGATTTTCAAATCTTTTCTATTTAGTAGTCTAAGTTTCTCGATGAGGATAATTAATTCGGTCGTTGTGGTCGGACTCTATTATGGATTTCTGACTACATTCTCCATAGGTCCCTCT AAGAAGGAGATATTCGCGACTACTGGCGATTTCATTATGGGGCAGCTCATGATCTTCATATCGATCTATTATCCACCTCTGTATCTATTCTTTCTTAGCTAA